In one window of Mesorhizobium sp. B2-1-1 DNA:
- a CDS encoding GFA family protein, which translates to MARIERGHCFCGAVMAVMEGEPFWICFDHDDDCRRATGGPMTIWIGYRPHQVELTAGKPKTFSKTKGVIRSFCADCGTSIFYADEGLRDELYVSIGFMDAPERFPPQAQAYWDMHLPFIDMADGLPRVDGYTRRRDPALGNPRER; encoded by the coding sequence ATGGCTCGCATCGAGCGCGGACATTGTTTTTGCGGTGCCGTCATGGCGGTGATGGAAGGAGAGCCTTTCTGGATCTGCTTCGATCATGACGACGATTGCCGGCGGGCGACCGGCGGACCGATGACCATCTGGATCGGCTATCGCCCGCACCAGGTCGAGCTGACCGCCGGGAAGCCGAAGACCTTTTCGAAGACGAAGGGGGTCATCCGCTCCTTTTGCGCCGATTGCGGTACCTCGATCTTCTATGCCGACGAAGGCCTGCGTGACGAACTCTATGTCTCGATCGGCTTCATGGACGCGCCGGAGCGGTTTCCGCCACAGGCACAGGCCTATTGGGATATGCACCTGCCATTCATCGACATGGCCGACGGCTTGCCCCGCGTCGACGGCTACACGAGGCGCCGTGATCCAGCCCTGGGCAATCCGCGCGAACGTTGA
- a CDS encoding sugar ABC transporter ATP-binding protein: protein MGTDEIRLAVRIANIAKSYGPTVALDSVSIDLRPGEVHALLGENGAGKSTLVKILSGVVTPDGGSMSIFGKPYAPHGIIDARAQGVATAFQELSLLPNLSIAENLVLPKMPKGKLGLVSRRTAKASAGKVLNDYALSHFDPDTPVGVLSLSDRQRLEIVRAFTHASKLLILDEPTAALADVEWLFELVRRQKNLQTAILYISHRLGEVRTLCSRATILRNGRSIGTVELSGASDENIFEMMVGRSARETTASQPLVADTAPVALSVRGLSGGILRDVSFDVRRGEIVGIAALEGQGQRDLFRTMIGLSKAKSGGIEIDGVPAQIASPGAALHFGNGLAYLPEDRKSEGIFAGLSTASNMVLPIISRIAQGGVVWPASERRIAKKTAEAVELQERYLQFKIDELSGGNQQKALLARVMMTGARTLLLFDPTRGVDVGTKQSIYEAIRKFAADGGSVLFYSSELPELVHLAHRCMVLYGGRVFAEYQGDAIDEPTIVGALIGHAAGAVNGVAA from the coding sequence ATGGGTACCGACGAGATCCGGCTGGCTGTTCGCATCGCGAATATTGCAAAATCCTACGGACCCACAGTCGCACTCGATTCCGTCTCCATTGATCTGCGGCCAGGGGAAGTCCATGCGCTGTTGGGCGAGAACGGCGCCGGCAAATCGACGCTCGTGAAAATCCTCAGCGGCGTCGTGACGCCTGACGGCGGATCCATGTCGATCTTCGGCAAGCCTTATGCGCCGCATGGCATCATCGATGCGCGGGCGCAGGGCGTGGCGACGGCCTTTCAGGAACTCAGCCTGCTGCCGAATCTCAGCATCGCCGAGAATCTCGTGCTGCCGAAAATGCCGAAGGGCAAGCTAGGTCTCGTCTCGCGCCGCACCGCCAAGGCATCAGCTGGCAAGGTTCTTAACGACTACGCTCTCTCCCACTTTGATCCTGACACGCCCGTCGGCGTGCTTTCGCTTTCGGATCGTCAGCGGCTTGAGATCGTGCGCGCCTTCACCCATGCCTCGAAGCTCTTGATCCTCGATGAGCCGACGGCCGCGCTGGCGGACGTCGAATGGCTGTTTGAGCTCGTGCGCCGGCAGAAGAACCTGCAGACCGCCATCCTCTACATTTCCCACCGCCTCGGCGAGGTGCGCACCCTGTGTTCGCGCGCCACCATCCTGCGCAATGGCCGCAGCATCGGCACCGTCGAGTTGTCCGGCGCTTCGGACGAGAACATTTTCGAGATGATGGTCGGCCGAAGCGCGCGTGAGACGACCGCCTCGCAGCCTTTGGTCGCCGACACCGCGCCCGTCGCGCTCAGCGTTCGGGGCCTCTCCGGCGGCATTTTGCGCGACGTGTCGTTTGATGTCAGGCGAGGTGAGATCGTCGGCATCGCCGCGCTCGAGGGGCAGGGCCAACGCGACCTGTTCAGGACGATGATCGGCCTCTCCAAGGCGAAAAGCGGCGGCATCGAGATCGACGGCGTGCCCGCCCAGATCGCCAGCCCGGGCGCCGCGCTCCATTTCGGCAACGGCCTTGCCTACCTGCCGGAGGACCGCAAGTCGGAAGGGATTTTCGCCGGCCTCAGCACCGCCAGCAACATGGTGTTGCCTATCATTTCGCGTATCGCGCAGGGTGGCGTCGTCTGGCCGGCCAGCGAGCGTCGCATTGCGAAAAAAACCGCTGAGGCGGTCGAACTGCAGGAGCGCTATCTGCAGTTCAAGATCGATGAGCTTTCCGGTGGCAACCAGCAGAAGGCGCTTCTGGCGCGCGTCATGATGACGGGTGCGCGCACTCTACTGCTTTTCGATCCGACGCGTGGAGTCGATGTCGGAACCAAGCAGTCGATCTACGAGGCGATCCGGAAGTTCGCTGCCGATGGCGGCTCGGTGCTCTTTTACTCGTCCGAACTGCCGGAACTCGTCCATCTCGCGCATCGCTGCATGGTGCTCTATGGCGGCCGCGTCTTCGCCGAATATCAGGGCGATGCCATCGATGAGCCGACTATCGTCGGCGCGCTGATCGGCCACGCTGCGGGCGCGGTGAATGGAGTGGCCGCATG
- a CDS encoding cytochrome C oxidase subunit IV family protein — translation MSDLAKLTFAYLALLALLALTVGSSFVDLGGFNSAINLAAAAAKTVVIALLFMHLAGEGILPRLAVAAVGLWLAILFGLTLIGQ, via the coding sequence ATGAGCGACCTCGCCAAGCTCACATTCGCCTATCTCGCGCTGCTCGCCTTGCTGGCGCTTACCGTCGGCTCTTCGTTTGTCGACCTCGGTGGGTTCAATTCCGCGATCAACCTTGCCGCGGCGGCTGCCAAGACAGTGGTGATCGCGCTGCTGTTCATGCATCTGGCGGGCGAGGGCATCCTCCCCAGGCTCGCGGTCGCGGCGGTGGGCCTGTGGCTGGCCATTCTCTTTGGCCTGACCCTGATCGGGCAATAG